The genomic segment CAGCACCAGAACCCCACCTTTTTCCGCGAGTTCTTCCTCGAGCACAATCTGGAGCGATTCGCCACCAACCGCTACCAGCATGAGCAGCCGGTCTACTACTACCTGGTGGTCGTCCTGCTCGGCACCATGCCGTGGACCGTCATCGCGTTGCGTGCGCTCTGGGACGGCATTCAGACGTCAATCGCGGAATGGCGACTGCGCCACCAGCCGAACGCCAAAAAGAAGGTCAACCGGCCCGGCGATGCCTTCCCTGAGTTTCTGGTCATCTGGGCCATCATCCCCATCCTCTTCTTCTCCGTCTCGCAGTCCAAGCTCCCCGGCTACATTCTCCCGGCCATTCCGCCCATCACCATCCTCACGGGAGACTACCTCTACCGGAAGCGTCCCGGGGGCCTGCACCGGCTCGAACTGGCCGGCCATGCGGTGCTGTGCGGAATCATGACCATGTTCGCGCTGCTGCTTCCGTGGTTCGTGGAGCACGGCCCGGCGATGCCACCCGCTCACCCGCTGGGAGTCGCCATTGTTGCCGCGGCCGGCGCAGCGCTGCTCATTGTGGTGGTGGTCAACGGCTTCGGCGTGGCGCGCCTGCGCCTGGTCACGTCCATGGTGATCGTGGTGCTGATGCTGTTCGTCTACGGCGTCGGCCCGGTCTTCGGGATTCCCGCCATCGGCGGCACCAAGCACGTGATCCAGGTGCTCGACCGCTCCTACTCGGCGCGCCCGCTGGCGGAGAAGCTCGAAAACTACGCGCCTCCCACCGAGACCGTCGCCGTATTCCGCGTCCGCCGCGACGTGGAATACGGCCTCGCTTTCTACCGCAACCATGAAGTGGCCAATTACGCTGAAACCGGCGTTCCGAACGAGCAGCATCTGCTGGTGGCAAGAGTCAGCGGCCGCGGCGGCGCCGACCTTCACACGCCGGCCGATCTCGAACAGTACCTCGAAGGCCGACACTACGAAGACCTATTCAGTTGGCCAGAACAGGGTTTGGAAGTCTATTTAGTAGGAGCACGTTAACCGACTCGCGTCCGGCGGAAGCATTCAGTACCGCCGCAAGTTGCAGCGCAAGGCAAGTCGTGGCACAGTAACCGGAAGGCCCTGCAGCCTCTGCAGGGCACAGGTGTATAGAGAATGACCTCGGGTGTATCGCTTGAAATCCTCGATCTTCGTCACTTCAGCGCGTCGCTTTTGCGCCCGTTGCTGGAGTCAGAAGGCGAGGTGTGGCGCGTGCGCCTGAACTGG from the Occallatibacter riparius genome contains:
- a CDS encoding ArnT family glycosyltransferase, whose amino-acid sequence is METYLEPSAPVSPEGRHTRLPAWSTVCEAAVLAVFAIFFIAYGETPALGGAGLGLVGADEPRYAQIAHEMLQRFESADTVKAKLSACVTPFLYGRPWLEKPALYYWRAMFVFQEFGVHDWSARLPSVSFSFMMIALIYLHMRRFRRGGHLDAALITVACAGIIGFSRGASTDMQMAAPLCIGLLGWYAWYETDSKFWLFDIYFFTGVSTLAKGPVAPFLAFVIICCFAALRKEWSIIWRSFWWPGVVLYFAITLPWFIAVQHQNPTFFREFFLEHNLERFATNRYQHEQPVYYYLVVVLLGTMPWTVIALRALWDGIQTSIAEWRLRHQPNAKKKVNRPGDAFPEFLVIWAIIPILFFSVSQSKLPGYILPAIPPITILTGDYLYRKRPGGLHRLELAGHAVLCGIMTMFALLLPWFVEHGPAMPPAHPLGVAIVAAAGAALLIVVVVNGFGVARLRLVTSMVIVVLMLFVYGVGPVFGIPAIGGTKHVIQVLDRSYSARPLAEKLENYAPPTETVAVFRVRRDVEYGLAFYRNHEVANYAETGVPNEQHLLVARVSGRGGADLHTPADLEQYLEGRHYEDLFSWPEQGLEVYLVGAR